One genomic window of Numida meleagris isolate 19003 breed g44 Domestic line chromosome 1, NumMel1.0, whole genome shotgun sequence includes the following:
- the LOC110402288 gene encoding LOW QUALITY PROTEIN: uncharacterized protein LOC110402288 (The sequence of the model RefSeq protein was modified relative to this genomic sequence to represent the inferred CDS: deleted 3 bases in 2 codons) — translation MESSGLPVRAFPVVAGPNCATWVPLDQKGTTRFIEVIEKKGLKSPFTTSTLEALTAQGPLLPHDITNLMRMALKPVQYTLREQEFRAQCRQTLLRMERDDHHPLRGGGTNMARLTGMEDRMATPQGQAALLRLGELLATMDAMLKTFRRFTRDAEPPAPWTVITQEPTESFQQFADRLIHAVEGSELPLVARDLVIVDCLKQKSHEDIKVILRSAPEGVRTPGDIIKYVLDKQKGRPVTVESLVARGGWSYNSVEIPSKGRDRCSCPRWDFGKASPARPTGRRDSENFARSRLFDSNWHTDHKFIVRATVHQLSIVYAIPLQWRQDAHPVWVDQWPLTQGKLAALQQLVTQELWLGHIEPSLSRWNTPVFVIKKRSGAFRLLHDLHAVNSQLIPFGPVQQGGPVLSAVPRNWPLVVIDLKDCFFSIPLAEQDREAFAFTVPAPSNQSHTDRYQWCILPQGMACSPTICQLVVGRILEPLRGQFPACQILHYMDDLLLAAPTDLILEALEIRVLSALTAAGFTISREKIQHGLPVEYLGHLFGPDMVRPTGLKILPQIKTLWDVQKLVGAIQWVRNALGIPPQVMKPFYDQLRGSDPNEPREFIPEMAAAWEEIMSRLMPLQSY, via the exons ATGGAGAGCAGTGGCCTGCCTGTGAGAGCGTTCCCGGTGGTGGCGGGGCCCAACTGCGCTACCTGGGTGCCGCTGGATCAAAAAGGCACCACTCGCTTTATAGAGGTGATAGAGAAAAAGGGGTTGAAATCGCCCTTTACCACATCCACCCTGGAGGCACTGACCGCGCAGGGCCCCCTCCTGCCTCATGATATTACAAATCTGATGAGAATGGCGCTTAAGCCAGTCCAATATACTTTGCGGGAACAGGAGTTTAGAGCTCAGTGCAGACAAACATTGCTCCGGATGGAGCGAGATGATCACCACCCTCTAAGG GGGGGGGGCACGAATATGGCAAGGCTTACGGGGATGGAGGATAGAATGGCCACGCCCCAGGGCCAAGCAGCTCTCCTGCGGCTGGGGGAGTTGTTGGCCACCATGGACGCTATGCTTAAAACATTCCGAAGGTTCACAAGAGATGCAGAACCCCCAGCCCCGTGGACAGTAATCACCCAAGAGCCCACAGAATCTTTTCAGCAATTTGCGGATCGCCTAATCCACGCTGTAGAGGGATCTGAGCTGCCCCTGGTAGCCAGAGACCTGGTCATTGTGGactgtttaaaacagaagtcCCATGAAGACATCAAGGTTATCCTGAGGTCGGCTCCTGAAGGAGTTCGCACGCCAGGAGACATTATTAAGTATGTGTTGGATAAGCAAAAAGGGAGGCCAGTTACTGTGGAGAGCCTGGTGGCT AGGGGTGGGTGGAGTTATAACAGCGTGGAAATCCCTAGCAAAGGTAGAGATCGTTGCAGTTGCCCGCGATGGGACTTTGGAAAAGCCAGCCCTGCTCGTCCCACTGGTCGCAGAGATTCCGAGAACTTTGCTAGGTCGAGATTATTTGACAGCAATTGGCACACGGATCACAAATTTATAGTTAGGGCTACTGTCCACCAGCTGTCCATCGTGTATGCGATTCCACTGCAATGGAGACAGGACGCGCACCCTGTTTGGGTGGATCAGTGGCCCCTAACCCAAGGAAAGCTTGCCGCGCTTCAACAGCTAGTTACTCAGGAACTTTGGCTAGGGCATATAGAACCCTCCCTTAGCCGATGGAACACCCCGGTGTTTGTAATCAAGAAACGCTCAGGAGCCTTCCGTCTCCTACATGATTTACACGCAGTGAATTCCCAGTTAATACCTTTTGGCCCAGTGCAACAAGGAGGTCCTGTGCTCTCCGCTGTGCCCAGAAATTGGCCTCTAGTGGTCATAGATCTtaaggattgt tttttctcaatcCCTTTGGCGGAGCAAGACCGAGAAGCATTTGCCTTTACCGTGCCAGCTCCCAGTAATCAAAGCCACACTGATAGGTATCAGTGGTGCATTTTGCCGCAAGGAATGGCATGTTCCCCCACCATCTGCCAGCTTGTGGTCGGCAGGATCCTAGAGCCGTTGAGAGGTCAATTCCCTGCCTGTCAGATACTGCACTACATGGATGATCTCCTGCTAGCAGCCCCTACGGATCTAATCCTGGAGGCACTAGAAATTCGGGTGCTTAGCGCGCTTACTGCAGCAGGGTTCACTATTTCACGAGAAAAGATACAACACGGCTTGCCCGTGGAATATCTAGGCCATCTGTTCGGCCCTGATATGGTCCGGCCGACAGGCCTTAAAATCTTGCCCCAGATCAAGACCCTATGGGACGTTCAGAAGTTGGTCGGGGCTATCCAGTGGGTAAGAAACGCTCTGGGCATTCCCCCTCAGGTGATGAAACCCTTCTATGACCAGTTAAGAGGATCAGACCCCAATGAACCCAGGGAATTCATCCCTGAGATGGCGGCAGCATGGGAAGAAATTATGAGCAGGCTAATGCCACTACAGAGTTATTGA